The Nostoc sp. NIES-3756 DNA window CTATGCCTTCCGAACTTTGGCCTTACGCTACCCCTGGTATTCCTGATGAATTATTTGAGCATTTACCAGGAATCCCTCTTACCCAGAGAGAAATTAGACTATTGTTAATTTCTCAATTGCGCTTAGAACCTGATTCAGTTTTGTGGGATATTGGGGCGGGAACTGGTACAATTCCTATCGAAGTGGGGCTACTATGTCCAAAAGGACGAATTATTGCTGTGGAGCGAGATGAGGAAGTAGCAAATTTAATCAAACGTAATTGCGATCGCTTCGATGTGAAAAATGTAGAAATTGTCGAAGGTAGCGCCCCAGAATGTTTACATGAGATCAAGATTATGCCTCACAGGGTTTGTATTGAAGGAGGACGACCCATTCAAGATATCTTGCAAACAGTGTGGCAGTATTTACCCTCCTCAGGCAGAGTCATTGCTACGGCTGCTAACCTTGAGAGCTTGTATGTTATTTCCCAGAGCTTTTCCCAATTACAAGCGAGAAATATTGAAGTCGTACAATCTGCGGTTAATCGCTTAGAAACAAGAGGATTTTCTCAAACCTTTGCCGCAGTTGATCCCATTTTTATCCTCAGTGGTGAGAAACTAGACTAGGGTTAGGGATTGGGGAGATGAGGAAGATGAGGGAGATGAGGGAGACAAAGTAACTATTAATTCTTCCCCCACTCCCCACTCCCCCCACTTCCCCTACTCCCCCTACTCCCTCATCTCCCCACTCTCCTAATACCCAATCCCCAAATACTCGTATGCCTTGGTCTCGGATTATTAGTGGAATTGTTGCGATCGCCCTTGCTTTAGTTGCTGTCCTGTTGGGGGGTTGGTATTTTACCATCTTGTTGGCGATCGTTGTTTATTTAGGACAACAGGAATATTTTGAGTTAGTACACACCAGAGGTATTTTGCCAGCCGCGAAAACTACCTTATTCCTCAGTCAAGTTTTACTTGTCACTTGTACTTTGGATAGTAATTTAGTTGATGCTGTCATGCCTATTGCTGGTACTTTTATTTGTTTTTACTTATTATTCCAGCCCAAAATGGCAACCATTGCTGATGTTTCGGCATCAATTATGGGCTTATTTTATGTCGGTTACTTGCCAAGTTATTGGGTGCGGTTACGGTCAATTGGTAGCGCCGCAGTCAGTAATTTACCCTTTGGTGGTTATTGGCCAGGAAATTGGACAGATATTTTTGAGGAAGCAAATTTTGCCTTACTGCCACAAGGGTTTAAAATCACAGTGCTGACTTTCTTGTGCATTTGGGCAGCAGATATTGGTGCATATACCATCGGAAAATTCTTCGGCAAAACTCGTTTGTCAGATATCAGCCCCAAGAAAACAGTTGAAGGCGCAGTCTTTGGAATTAGTGCTTGTTTAAGCGTAGCCATTGCTGGTGCTTACTATCTTCAATTACCCCAATTTCTTTTAACTGGCACAATCTTAGGTTTACTAATAGGCTTGGCCAGTCTTTTGGGCGACCTCACTGAGTCAATGCTGAAGCGTGACGCTGGCGTTAAAGACTCTGGACAATTGATCCCAGGTCATGGCGGCATCTTAGACCGCACCGATAGCTATATCTTCACAGCACCCTTAGTTTACTATTTCGTCACGCTGGTTTTGCCTTTATTTGGTCATTAGTCATTAGTCATTAGTCATTAGTCCATAGTCCATAGTCATTAATTATTCTCCCTTGTCTCCCCCTACTCCCTCATCTCCCTCATCTCCCTCTCTCCTCCATCACGGATTCACATTAGCCTGTCCACGACAAACTAATTGTCCGGGGATCAGTTTCAGTTCTTGGATATCGACATCTGAACCTAGATCCACTTTTTGGGGATCGTTGATTTCTATGAGAGTAACTTGGTTTTCTTGAACTCGAATTTGCGATAATTGCAATTCATTCCCACTAAGCAAGTCTAAGTGCAGGCTAATGTCTAAAGGTATTGGTTCGCTGGCAGATGCTAGGATGGCATTTAATTCTACTTGTTGATGACCGAGAATAAGCTTCTGCCAAACAATAGGCTTGGATTTTGTGCCGTATTCTGGTAAAAGAAGATCCAGTAAGTCATTTAAAGCAGTCGATAATAGTTCAGATGAGAGGGAACTATTCAAATCCATCTCGTCTATGATCAACTCCCCAACTACTGGGACTACGTGCATTAATTGCAGTGGTTTACCTTTAAGTACTTGGCCTATGTTGACTTGAATATTCTCTGCTGCAAGTTTAATTTGTGTAAGATGGAGATCCTGGTAGATGGCATGATTGGCAAAGATGGAAACCCAAGGAATGGAGCCGGAAAGAAGTTGACGATCGCTAGCTTTAATTTCCACTTCCAAATCCGAGACTTGACTAACTTGCGATCGCAACCACAGTTTTAACGCTGTGGTTAAGACGTTCGTAACGATACGGATTTTGTTTAAGCCTTTTTTTGGGGGGTTATTCTCTGGCATTTAACCACTATATAGACAAGTATTTGCTAGGTAATCAACTAACTTTAAATAAGTCTTAACTGTAACATTTATGGCTACCATCTACAAAATGCCAAGATTATGATGATTATTTGAACCCTTATATTATTATCAGTAATTTCTACATGGAGGCTAGGTTACAAAAAGTTCTATCACAATGGGGGATCGCCTCTCGACGGGAGGCGGAAGAAATGATCAGGCGATCGCGCGTACATATCAATGGGGCATTAGCTCAACTTGGTCAAAAAGTTGACCCTGAAAGAGATATAATTACAGTTGATGGTAAGTCAGTATCTGCTCAAGCGCATCCCCATCTAACATACCTATTATTAAACAAACCCACCGGAGTAGTGTCTACTTGCTACGACCCCCAAGGTAGGAAAACAGTGTTAGATTTATTGCCAGAAAAATTACGTAAGGGATTGGGTCTTCACCCAGTTGGTCGGCTGGACGCAGATTCTACAGGAGCATTGATACTGACGAACGACGGAGATTTGACCTATAAGCTGACTCATCCAAGTCATAATATCCCCAAAACTTATCAAGTATTAGTTAAAGGACATCCTTCCCAAGCAGTGTTAGAAATGTGGCGGCGGGGTGTGGTTTTAGATGGGAGAAAAACCCGTCCAGCCAAAGTTACCTTGTTAGAAACTCTGGCTGACAAAAGTCGTTTAGAAATAATTTTGCAGGAGGGACGTAACCGCCAAATTCGCCGTGTAGCCGAACAATTGGGACATCCAGTAGTGAAATTACATCGGATTGCGATCGGTTCTATTCAATTACAAAACTCAAAACAACCCCCACTGAGTCAAGGAAACTATCGTCTGCTCCGAGATGAAGAAATCCGCACCTTGCAAGAGCAAGTAAAGCATATACCGAGTAAAGACGGTGGGGAGATGAGGGAGATGAGGGAGATGAGGGAGTAGGGGGAGTAGGGAGAGCCAGAGAAGAATAACTTTGGACTATGGACTATGGACTAATGACTAATGACTAATGACTAATGACAACTGAGGTAAGGAGTTTATAAAAGTGATGAAATGGCTAAAAAGAAAGCAGGATGATCAACCACAACTTTCGCTAGAACAACAAAGAGCAGAAAAGCTAGCGGAATTAGGCGCTCAGTTGTGGACTTCCCGACAAGAAAAGGGATTGTCCCTAGAAGAAATGGTCGCCATGACTAAAATTCCCAAGCGGCTGTTGCAAGCAATTGAAGAAGGCAATATTAATGATTTGCCAGAACCAATTTATATACAAGGTTTAATTAGACAATTTGCTGATGCACTCGGCTTTAATGGTGTGGAATTTTCCAGCCAATTTCCGGTTGTTTCTGTGCAAAAAAAGCTTCAACCTGTAGGGGAAACTAAATCAATTAGGCTATTACGTCCTTTTCATCTTTACTTACTTTATATATTTGTCATTATCTGCTCTATCAGCAGTTTGTCTCAGTTATTGAATAATGCAGCTTTGAAAGCAGATAACGAGAGTACACCATCTATAGAGCAAGAAACTGTAGTTGATTCGCAACAAAAACCAATCAAAAGTGAACCTGTAAGCGATCTCACCAAAGATAAGAATAATCAATTTGTACAAGTTGGTGTCACCCTCAAAGCCTCATCCTGGATTCGGGTAGTAGCTGACGGTAAAACTCAATTCGAGGGGACATTACCGGAAGGAACTCATCGAGTTTGGAAAGCTCAAGAACAACTGACAGTGAAAACTACCAATGCTGGCGGTGTACTGATGAGTGTCAATCAGCAAGCAGCCAAAGAAATGGGAGAACTGGGTAAAGAGGAAGAAATTAAGATTGCAGCTAAACCTCAATTGTGAACAAAAAGGAAATTTAGGGTATGGGGGTATAGGGGTATAGTTCTTAATCTACATCCCTACACCCTTAAACCCTAATTACGAATTACGCATTACGAATTACGAATTACGAATTAGCCGTTATTTACCTTGAGGGGCGCGTCCGTAGAGTTTGGTGAGGGCTTTTAAGCGATCGCTCAACTCATCTCTCAAAGCTTCCCAATCATAGCGCCACTCCCAATTCCCAGTTGCAACACTGGGAAAATTCATCCGCGCCTCATTACCCAGACCCAAAATATCTTGTAGCGGGAGAATCGCTTGATTTGCAACAGAACTCAAAGCCAAGCGAATCAAATCCCAGTGGATACCTTCAGGACTAACACAACCTAAATAGAGTAAGAGATTTTGTTTTTCGTAGTCACTGGC harbors:
- a CDS encoding helix-turn-helix domain-containing protein, translating into MKWLKRKQDDQPQLSLEQQRAEKLAELGAQLWTSRQEKGLSLEEMVAMTKIPKRLLQAIEEGNINDLPEPIYIQGLIRQFADALGFNGVEFSSQFPVVSVQKKLQPVGETKSIRLLRPFHLYLLYIFVIICSISSLSQLLNNAALKADNESTPSIEQETVVDSQQKPIKSEPVSDLTKDKNNQFVQVGVTLKASSWIRVVADGKTQFEGTLPEGTHRVWKAQEQLTVKTTNAGGVLMSVNQQAAKEMGELGKEEEIKIAAKPQL
- a CDS encoding LmeA family phospholipid-binding protein; this translates as MPENNPPKKGLNKIRIVTNVLTTALKLWLRSQVSQVSDLEVEIKASDRQLLSGSIPWVSIFANHAIYQDLHLTQIKLAAENIQVNIGQVLKGKPLQLMHVVPVVGELIIDEMDLNSSLSSELLSTALNDLLDLLLPEYGTKSKPIVWQKLILGHQQVELNAILASASEPIPLDISLHLDLLSGNELQLSQIRVQENQVTLIEINDPQKVDLGSDVDIQELKLIPGQLVCRGQANVNP
- a CDS encoding pseudouridine synthase, translating into MEARLQKVLSQWGIASRREAEEMIRRSRVHINGALAQLGQKVDPERDIITVDGKSVSAQAHPHLTYLLLNKPTGVVSTCYDPQGRKTVLDLLPEKLRKGLGLHPVGRLDADSTGALILTNDGDLTYKLTHPSHNIPKTYQVLVKGHPSQAVLEMWRRGVVLDGRKTRPAKVTLLETLADKSRLEIILQEGRNRQIRRVAEQLGHPVVKLHRIAIGSIQLQNSKQPPLSQGNYRLLRDEEIRTLQEQVKHIPSKDGGEMREMREMRE
- a CDS encoding phosphatidate cytidylyltransferase codes for the protein MPWSRIISGIVAIALALVAVLLGGWYFTILLAIVVYLGQQEYFELVHTRGILPAAKTTLFLSQVLLVTCTLDSNLVDAVMPIAGTFICFYLLFQPKMATIADVSASIMGLFYVGYLPSYWVRLRSIGSAAVSNLPFGGYWPGNWTDIFEEANFALLPQGFKITVLTFLCIWAADIGAYTIGKFFGKTRLSDISPKKTVEGAVFGISACLSVAIAGAYYLQLPQFLLTGTILGLLIGLASLLGDLTESMLKRDAGVKDSGQLIPGHGGILDRTDSYIFTAPLVYYFVTLVLPLFGH
- the cbiT gene encoding precorrin-6Y C5,15-methyltransferase subunit CbiT, which gives rise to MPSELWPYATPGIPDELFEHLPGIPLTQREIRLLLISQLRLEPDSVLWDIGAGTGTIPIEVGLLCPKGRIIAVERDEEVANLIKRNCDRFDVKNVEIVEGSAPECLHEIKIMPHRVCIEGGRPIQDILQTVWQYLPSSGRVIATAANLESLYVISQSFSQLQARNIEVVQSAVNRLETRGFSQTFAAVDPIFILSGEKLD